AACCAACAGAATGACAGACCGCTGACCTCCGTCAGACGTCAGATGTACACTGTTGAGACTAACCAGACTATGAAAACCGTGGCGTATATACCCATGGCATTAGTTGCTACTGTCAAGTATTCTTTGAAAATTGACGCATCACCCGCACAGACTAATAGGTGTATAGACAACTAATGATCCGTGTGACTACCTACTTTCCGTGCTTCTACGACCATCGCCTTCTCTACCATCAATTTCATTGCCCTCACTTCCACTAGCATCACCGCCACTGACGTTGCTGCATGTTACACCGGGAACTCAGCTGGTCCCAACTCCTAGTCAAGGACGTCCCTTTTAGAGAGCCTACAAAAGTATACTCTTGCCTCAAATATTATATAGCATTTACATGCAGAATCAGCTTGAAATAGAGCTGATAAACCGGTATCTACCTGCATGCAGGTCGTAGTTCAAACAGTATTTTGGTAAGTAACACTTCTGCTAACTTTCCATCATGACTGACATCTTCCTACTCTATTTTTTGATCACGCACAGCTTTGCCGTCCGTCCTTACCGAACGTGTCTAAATCTGAAAAACGTTAAAATTGCTTCGACGGATCCTGCATGCCTAATTCCAACAGCTGCATCTCACCCACCTTTACCAAATCTGCTAGACCAAGTCACAGCACGATTTagaataatttttaaaaagtcAATCTAGTGGTTTGTAATCCCTGATTGCTGTCATCTGTACTGGGTTTAAAAAAGAGGCTCTTCTGTACAACAAAGAGAGCTGTGCGGTCACCTCGCAAATTGGTAGCATACAGAATGCGCTGTATGCTCCCGTGATTTCCGGTCTCCTGACATCCTGCTTGTCACCCCTTACTGTGTATTGATTTATCACGCTGCTGCTACTTCCACATTTCGAAAGGGAACCGGACATCCAATTCTTGCACCTCTACGTCTCGATGCGTGAAGGACAGACATTGCGCGATTCTACACATATTTATCGTGCTGCTGCGATTTTCGCACGGTTTCGAAAAGAGACCGGGCATCCGATTTAAGCACCTCAACGTCTCGGTgcgtgacagacagacatagcgCGATTCTCTAGAGATGCATGATCGTACGTACACCAGTTGTGCATGTAAATTGTCACATGCACGACTAGGGGAAACCCCCTTTTCAAATGCTGCGTATCCCACATTAGCTGCTGCGACCCGCCCCTTTCCGTCTGTAGAGAGGAGAAGCGCGAAGCGACGAACTTGGCTCCAACATTGTAGGTAGAAGAGACGTACCCCTCTTGACTGAATGCCCGATCCATGATTAACTAAGACGTTTTGTTCAGCGAGAACTAGCGGCTATCCCATACTAGATGGGTCGTCCCCTAGTGGAGAATCAGCTTGTAACGGTACGAAAATTAAACCAATTAGCTTGAATCTAACAGAAATGATTTATGAATGATCAGTCTTTACTTTGATATAAAAATGGAGAGGTAGCTTGGTTTGAAGCTGTGTGCcagcagtggcgtagccaggatttttttcTTACCGaggcaaattgatattaatattaatttttttattaatattaattccttATTGATATGCACTACCTAAGGCTATTGCTGTCATATTGATATGCTTAATTGATTTGACAGGGTaaaaacagtaaactacacttgGATTAGTTAGCAGTTGGCAGATGAAGCTGTCCAATCCTTCTATGTCTCGTGGAATCAAATCTTTGCAGAACATTTTGAAagtgaccacgtgacaaatgccacgcccatttttcctaccgaggcaactgcctcactgcctcatgcctagctaCGCTACTGGCCAGTGTCCTCTAAATTTTGAGAATGTGCCATATTAGATCTGGGACTCTACATGTAGCTATTAGTAGTACCATACTAGCGAGCTAACCTGGCAAGCGTTTactgacaggcagatggacagccAACAAGAAAACTGACAGCAGGACGACCGGGTCACCTTCGACAGACATCAGACATGCAGCACAGTCCGATACTACTGAGCTGCTACTGTACTGTGAAGTCGTAAATAGAGGTAACGCCACCACCCGCACACAATCACATTCCTGCCTAAgtacctatatatatatatatatatatatatatatatatatatatatatatatatatatatatacatatagtttATATATTCCTCGTAAGAAATAGCTTGGAAGTTAGCAATGAAGTTGGGGTCACGCCACAAAAATCTATCTTGGAAGCTAGCTAGGGGTCAAGCCATGCAGCTGTGATTACTGTACTATTCTTTGAAATGACCACATCTGTTGACTTGGAACTATAAAGTCTAGTTCACACGCGCATTTGTAGATATTTCTGGACGACAGTTAGTTGACTTCCAAACACAAGATGTGCACCAGACAATGAGTGACCCTTGTGACTTTTTCTGTTTAGTAAAGTGATTCCTGAAAGGCGTCCctacaaaaataaattcttGCATCAAAGGTTGCCTAGCTAGTAGGTAGAGCATAGATAGAATGAACTTGACATAGAGCTAATACGGTAAGGTAAACCTCCCCCCCCCCGGATATCCCAGTTTACGCCATATTTTGGTAGTCTCGCGAGACTAAGTATTTTGGTAAACACTTGCGCTATCCTCTCACATGATCTTCCTATCTCCTGCTGTATTTCCTGCATGGTCACGCATCCTTAGAAGAGGCcgttaaattaattgtttccGATATCTCTCGACGTAACCCGCGTAGCTAATCCCCAGACAATGCAGTGTACGGTaagaattaattagttaataattagTACTGCTAACCTACAACACAACTCCAGATCTCAGAATGGATGAAAATTAAAAGTGACTAAAAGCATGTAAAGAGCCGCCTAGACACATTGCGAGCTCTATTGCGAGCTCTATTGCGAGCTCTATTACACGCAGGATGAGTCATCACATGCATCACTGGAACGACACATACGGGCCTGACTTCTTGTATCATATCATGAGTAAGTTTCTGGAAGGTCTTGGCACAAATGTCTACCACATAGAATTTGGAGGATTTCTAACGAATCATCTCATGCATGGAGTTGTTGCTCTGTTCGGACTGGGAGCGTCTGAAGCGAAGATAAAATCGTTCACGCAACAATACGTTCAGCAGCTGGAGCCGACATCGCACTCATCTTCAGACGTACAAATAAACGAGGAAACGTGGAAATCCGTCATTGGAAAGCGAAGGTATTACCCGCAATTCGTCGAATTCTTTACAACAAGATACGAGTCGCTGCGCATGTCCGGTGCATATGACACTCCATTGCTGATATTGCTTCGCCAATACGTTCCGGACCTAGTCGACGGTGGTATTGGCTGTGCTGCATTTCATCCGATTGTTCACATTGGTTACGGTCTCATGATGAATGATTTTTCTGATGTCACGTGTCAATCACGTGACGTCATTGATGGGCTGGCCTACATGACTCATTCGTATCGACGTCCTCAAGGGTGTAAGCCGTCTGCCGAGGTCGCTCAATCGATTGTCGAGGAGATGAGCCTGACCACAGGCATTCAGGAATCTAGGTATGAAGCAGACTTGTCGGATGTCCTGGTAAGCGTGATAAAGGACATTCGTCACGATACATCTGTCAAGAATCTCATGGCCAGTTTAAATGATTTAATCTCTTTGCCTTCTTATAAATCCATGGAACCCGTTTCGACTTTTCAGCAGAAAATGGCTGCAGTCGGTGACTATGGTCAGGATTTTCTCGACAAGTACACCATCGCAGCATTGAAATCATTGCATGCAAAGTTTCTGGTAGACAGGAACTTGTGTAAGCAGGGATTTCCATCATTTGTCAGCTACTCGATGAAGGCTATTGTCGATGGTGCTGTGCAACTTTATGCAAGTTGCTCTGCAGGAGATGATTTCTTCATTCTACATGGAGTTACATCCTCGTGGGCTCTCCGCAGAACTCTCTTCTGTTTTGATTCTGTTGTCGTTCAGGTTCAGATGCTGATCTCGTTTGTGAAGGCATTATTGTCAGCATATGTTAGTCAAGATATGCCAGCTGTAGCGACCAAGTTGCCTGAGGGAACCAAATTGCCCGAATGGGAGGAAATTATAAAGAAATCAGTAGAGTGTGGTGATGATGTAGACGAGCATGTCTATAAACTCGTCTTCACATGCCATGAAGCAGAGAAAGTATATGGTACTCCACCCTCTTTACTGTACCGACGAGCCGCAGCTCAGAAGATGAACTATTTGCCTTGGCCCGTTATGTAGGGCATTTGCAACTATCGAtcaattaattgtaattatatTTCATGGCATTCTAATTTCTATAAATACTAATTCTCGGTTCTACCTCCACATGTgctaattatattaatttaattaatatcaatgtattaCAAGCTAACGTTCGTTACTTTATATACAATTGACAcgtaattttaaaattttatccTCCGTGATAATGCTCACGTGAcctaaatcacgtgactatgagTCATGGCTGCTTTACTTGAAAGGTTTGGAACAGACGTCTATCACATCGAATATCGAGGTATTTACAGTAATCATTTGATGCATGGAGTAGTTGCGCTTGTTGGTTTGGGAGCAGCAGAAGCGCGGGTCGAGTCCTTCGTTCATAGCTACATCAAACATCTAGACCCAGTCCCCAAAATCTCTGAGAATGTGCAAGTAACAGCGGAAAACCTAATGACTTTCGCTGGAAAGCGAAGTAATTTTTTGGAACTCGTCAAGTTCTTCACAAACGAGCTGGAGtctctacgcatgcgcaaatctAATGCCTCCCAAAATCCCTTGTCTTTACTGTTACAACGACATGTTCCCTCTCTAGCTGACGGAGGCATTGGGGCGGCAGCTTTTCATCCTCTAATACATATTGGGTATGGACTGATGCAAAATACCTCTGGTGACTTCATTGCGAGCCC
This window of the Corticium candelabrum chromosome 17, ooCorCand1.1, whole genome shotgun sequence genome carries:
- the LOC134193100 gene encoding uncharacterized protein LOC134193100; the protein is MSKFLEGLGTNVYHIEFGGFLTNHLMHGVVALFGLGASEAKIKSFTQQYVQQLEPTSHSSSDVQINEETWKSVIGKRRYYPQFVEFFTTRYESLRMSGAYDTPLLILLRQYVPDLVDGGIGCAAFHPIVHIGYGLMMNDFSDVTCQSRDVIDGLAYMTHSYRRPQGCKPSAEVAQSIVEEMSLTTGIQESRYEADLSDVLVSVIKDIRHDTSVKNLMASLNDLISLPSYKSMEPVSTFQQKMAAVGDYGQDFLDKYTIAALKSLHAKFLVDRNLCKQGFPSFVSYSMKAIVDGAVQLYASCSAGDDFFILHGVTSSWALRRTLFCFDSVVVQVQMLISFVKALLSAYVSQDMPAVATKLPEGTKLPEWEEIIKKSVECGDDVDEHVYKLVFTCHEAEKVYGTPPSLLYRRAAAQKMNYLPWPVM